The following proteins are co-located in the Mus caroli chromosome 7, CAROLI_EIJ_v1.1, whole genome shotgun sequence genome:
- the Lrrc27 gene encoding leucine-rich repeat-containing protein 27 isoform X1, whose amino-acid sequence MEDTSPQAVAEKAAKDPKAAKDLKDDDAATTKSFPDHLSREDDDQMDFEGAIFSSSPVLDLSQRGLRHLGKFFKIPNLQQLHLQRNLLSEIPEDFFQLLPNLTWLDLRYNKIKVLPPGIGSHKHLKTLLLERNPIKMLPVELGQVTTLTALNLRHCPLEFPPYLIVQKGLVAILTFLRICSVEKAFPGDESLPEVSAPKMGSNDLQYPVLPVPHKGSPSENSLNDQDQEKEKADFFPPMERLDLSELHKSNAASEIWPSKEEIRRFWKLRQEIVENEQVETQEKKLLAVELPPNLKAALNVKERKHRKPWPALRKRSTSFKGILPNLPSAYQNTVHAKRMEDTHKAALQELQEKETMLEQRRRDKRALQEWREQTQLMKNRRELSKLQPPHSNMMASKIPFATDVTDYEKMPVSPFGKVKPNREGTAQRTIEISASPLAELEGKIKRHTQQIRTRSFLGTNPMQDIKTANQDLETTKKLQEELRKLKLEMTLNKDHPFPSFTGNLSLHPPASQPQNIFFNTKY is encoded by the exons ATGGAGGACACCAGCCCCCAAGCAGTGGCCGAGAAGGCTGCTAAAGACCCCAAGGCTGCTAAAGATCTCAAGGATGATGATGCTGCCACCACCAAGAGCTTCCCCGATCACCTTTCCAGAGAGGATGATGATCAAATGGACTTTGAAGGGGCCATCTTTTCTTCCTCACCAGTTTTAGACCTGAGTCAAAGAGGCCTGCGCCATTTGGGAAAGTTCTTTAAAATTCCCAACCTCCAA CAATTACACCTGCAGAGAAATCTGCTCAGCGAGATTCCCGAGGATTTCTTCCAGCTGCTGCCCAACCTGACGTGGCTGGACCTCCGTTACAACAAGATCAAGGTGCTTCCACCTGGGATTGGCTCTCACAA ACATTTGAAAACTTTGCTTTTAGAACGAAATCCTATCAAAATGTTACCCGTTGAGCTAG GGCAGGTCACTACACTGACAGCACTGAACCTGAGACACTGCCCTCTGGAATTTCCTCCTTACCTGATTGTGCAGAAAGGCTTGGTAGCCATCCTCACCTTCCTACGCATCTGCTCAGTGGAGAAGGCCTTCCCTGGAGATGAGTCGCTTCCAG AAGTCTCAGCACCTAAGATGGGCAGCAATGACCTTCAGTATCCTGTGCTCCCTGTGCCCCATAAAGGCTCACCTAGTGAGAACAGCCTTAATGACCAAGaccaggagaaggagaaggctgACTTCTTCCCACCTATGGAAAGGCTAGACCTGAGTGAGCTCCACAAATCCAATGCCGCCTCCGAGATATGGCCCAGTAAAGAGGAGATCAGGCgcttctggaagctgaggcaggagattgtgGAGAATGAGCAGGTAGAGACTCAAGAGAAGAAGCTCTTGGCTGTTGAGTTGCCGCCAAATCTCAAGGCAGCGCTAAATGTCAAGGAGAGAAAGCACAGGAAGCCATGGCCCGCACTCAG AAAGAGGTCCACCTCCTTCAAAGGCATCTTGCCCAACCTCCCTTCAGCGTACCAAAACACAGTTCATGCAAAAAGAATGGAAGACACTCACAAGGCAGCTCTTCAGGAGCTCCAAGAGAAGGAGACAATGCTGGAGCAACGGAGGAG AGACAAGAGAGCTCTGCAGGAGTGGCGAGAGCAGACCCAGCTCATGAAGAACCGGAGGGAACTCAGTAAACTCCAACCTCCACATAGTAACATG ATGGCATCGAAGATTCCCTTTGCCACAGATGTGACAGACTATGAGAAAATGCCAGTGAGTCCATTTGGGAAAGTGAAGCCCAACAGAGAGGGGACAGCACAAAGGACTATAGAAATAAG TGCCTCGCCATTAGCAGAGCTGGAGGGCAAGATAAAGCGGCACACACAGCAGATCCGCACTCGGAGTTTCCTGGGTACAAACCCAATGCAAGACATTAAGACAGCCAACCAGGACCTGGAAACC ACTAAGAAACTTCAGGAGGAGTTAAGGAAACTGAAActggagatgaccttgaacaaaGACCATCCATTTCCATCTTTCACTGGAAACCTTTCACTTCACCCACCAGCATCACagcctcaaaatatattttttaacacaAAATACTAG
- the Lrrc27 gene encoding leucine-rich repeat-containing protein 27 isoform X2, which translates to MEDTSPQAVAEKAAKDPKAAKDLKDDDAATTKSFPDHLSREDDDQMDFEGAIFSSSPVLDLSQRGLRHLGKFFKIPNLQQLHLQRNLLSEIPEDFFQLLPNLTWLDLRYNKIKVLPPGIGSHKHLKTLLLERNPIKMLPVELGQVTTLTALNLRHCPLEFPPYLIVQKGLVAILTFLRICSVEKAFPGDESLPEVSAPKMGSNDLQYPVLPVPHKGSPSENSLNDQDQEKEKADFFPPMERLDLSELHKSNAASEIWPSKEEIRRFWKLRQEIVENEQVETQEKKLLAVELPPNLKAALNVKERKHRKPWPALRKRSTSFKGILPNLPSAYQNTVHAKRMEDTHKAALQELQEKETMLEQRRRDKRALQEWREQTQLMKNRRELSKLQPPHSNMMASKIPFATDVTDYEKMPVSPFGKVKPNREGTAQRTIEISASPLAELEGKIKRHTQQIRTRSFLGTNPMQDIKTANQDLETNLTFLGSQVW; encoded by the exons ATGGAGGACACCAGCCCCCAAGCAGTGGCCGAGAAGGCTGCTAAAGACCCCAAGGCTGCTAAAGATCTCAAGGATGATGATGCTGCCACCACCAAGAGCTTCCCCGATCACCTTTCCAGAGAGGATGATGATCAAATGGACTTTGAAGGGGCCATCTTTTCTTCCTCACCAGTTTTAGACCTGAGTCAAAGAGGCCTGCGCCATTTGGGAAAGTTCTTTAAAATTCCCAACCTCCAA CAATTACACCTGCAGAGAAATCTGCTCAGCGAGATTCCCGAGGATTTCTTCCAGCTGCTGCCCAACCTGACGTGGCTGGACCTCCGTTACAACAAGATCAAGGTGCTTCCACCTGGGATTGGCTCTCACAA ACATTTGAAAACTTTGCTTTTAGAACGAAATCCTATCAAAATGTTACCCGTTGAGCTAG GGCAGGTCACTACACTGACAGCACTGAACCTGAGACACTGCCCTCTGGAATTTCCTCCTTACCTGATTGTGCAGAAAGGCTTGGTAGCCATCCTCACCTTCCTACGCATCTGCTCAGTGGAGAAGGCCTTCCCTGGAGATGAGTCGCTTCCAG AAGTCTCAGCACCTAAGATGGGCAGCAATGACCTTCAGTATCCTGTGCTCCCTGTGCCCCATAAAGGCTCACCTAGTGAGAACAGCCTTAATGACCAAGaccaggagaaggagaaggctgACTTCTTCCCACCTATGGAAAGGCTAGACCTGAGTGAGCTCCACAAATCCAATGCCGCCTCCGAGATATGGCCCAGTAAAGAGGAGATCAGGCgcttctggaagctgaggcaggagattgtgGAGAATGAGCAGGTAGAGACTCAAGAGAAGAAGCTCTTGGCTGTTGAGTTGCCGCCAAATCTCAAGGCAGCGCTAAATGTCAAGGAGAGAAAGCACAGGAAGCCATGGCCCGCACTCAG AAAGAGGTCCACCTCCTTCAAAGGCATCTTGCCCAACCTCCCTTCAGCGTACCAAAACACAGTTCATGCAAAAAGAATGGAAGACACTCACAAGGCAGCTCTTCAGGAGCTCCAAGAGAAGGAGACAATGCTGGAGCAACGGAGGAG AGACAAGAGAGCTCTGCAGGAGTGGCGAGAGCAGACCCAGCTCATGAAGAACCGGAGGGAACTCAGTAAACTCCAACCTCCACATAGTAACATG ATGGCATCGAAGATTCCCTTTGCCACAGATGTGACAGACTATGAGAAAATGCCAGTGAGTCCATTTGGGAAAGTGAAGCCCAACAGAGAGGGGACAGCACAAAGGACTATAGAAATAAG TGCCTCGCCATTAGCAGAGCTGGAGGGCAAGATAAAGCGGCACACACAGCAGATCCGCACTCGGAGTTTCCTGGGTACAAACCCAATGCAAGACATTAAGACAGCCAACCAGGACCTGGAAACC AACCTGACCTTCCTGGGGAGTCAGGTGTGGTGA
- the Lrrc27 gene encoding leucine-rich repeat-containing protein 27 isoform X3 encodes MEDTSPQAVAEKAAKDPKAAKDLKDDDAATTKSFPDHLSREDDDQMDFEGAIFSSSPVLDLSQRGLRHLGKFFKIPNLQQLHLQRNLLSEIPEDFFQLLPNLTWLDLRYNKIKVLPPGIGSHKHLKTLLLERNPIKMLPVELGQVTTLTALNLRHCPLEFPPYLIVQKGLVAILTFLRICSVEKAFPGDESLPEVSAPKMGSNDLQYPVLPVPHKGSPSENSLNDQDQEKEKADFFPPMERLDLSELHKSNAASEIWPSKEEIRRFWKLRQEIVENEQVETQEKKLLAVELPPNLKAALNVKERKHRKPWPALRKRSTSFKGILPNLPSAYQNTVHAKRMEDTHKAALQELQEKETMLEQRRSSTDNPAVSCYGHPPASRNGPHPQNHRAPNLMVGFGQWGIPVDLYTLVKARMDSLCP; translated from the exons ATGGAGGACACCAGCCCCCAAGCAGTGGCCGAGAAGGCTGCTAAAGACCCCAAGGCTGCTAAAGATCTCAAGGATGATGATGCTGCCACCACCAAGAGCTTCCCCGATCACCTTTCCAGAGAGGATGATGATCAAATGGACTTTGAAGGGGCCATCTTTTCTTCCTCACCAGTTTTAGACCTGAGTCAAAGAGGCCTGCGCCATTTGGGAAAGTTCTTTAAAATTCCCAACCTCCAA CAATTACACCTGCAGAGAAATCTGCTCAGCGAGATTCCCGAGGATTTCTTCCAGCTGCTGCCCAACCTGACGTGGCTGGACCTCCGTTACAACAAGATCAAGGTGCTTCCACCTGGGATTGGCTCTCACAA ACATTTGAAAACTTTGCTTTTAGAACGAAATCCTATCAAAATGTTACCCGTTGAGCTAG GGCAGGTCACTACACTGACAGCACTGAACCTGAGACACTGCCCTCTGGAATTTCCTCCTTACCTGATTGTGCAGAAAGGCTTGGTAGCCATCCTCACCTTCCTACGCATCTGCTCAGTGGAGAAGGCCTTCCCTGGAGATGAGTCGCTTCCAG AAGTCTCAGCACCTAAGATGGGCAGCAATGACCTTCAGTATCCTGTGCTCCCTGTGCCCCATAAAGGCTCACCTAGTGAGAACAGCCTTAATGACCAAGaccaggagaaggagaaggctgACTTCTTCCCACCTATGGAAAGGCTAGACCTGAGTGAGCTCCACAAATCCAATGCCGCCTCCGAGATATGGCCCAGTAAAGAGGAGATCAGGCgcttctggaagctgaggcaggagattgtgGAGAATGAGCAGGTAGAGACTCAAGAGAAGAAGCTCTTGGCTGTTGAGTTGCCGCCAAATCTCAAGGCAGCGCTAAATGTCAAGGAGAGAAAGCACAGGAAGCCATGGCCCGCACTCAG AAAGAGGTCCACCTCCTTCAAAGGCATCTTGCCCAACCTCCCTTCAGCGTACCAAAACACAGTTCATGCAAAAAGAATGGAAGACACTCACAAGGCAGCTCTTCAGGAGCTCCAAGAGAAGGAGACAATGCTGGAGCAACGGAGGAG CTCTACTGACAACCCAGCCGTGTCCTGTTATGGGCACCCTCCAGCCAGCCGGAATGGACCACATCCACAGAACCACAGGGCCCCAAACCTCATGGTTGGGTTTGGCCAGTGGGGGATCCCAGTGGATTTGTACACACTGGTTAAAGCAAGAATGGACTCTCTATGTCCTTAG